In the Thermodesulfovibrio yellowstonii DSM 11347 genome, one interval contains:
- a CDS encoding SAM hydrolase/SAM-dependent halogenase family protein → MRSLAASKNRIITLLTDFGYDDPFVGQMKGVILKINPNVKIIDITHGIKPQTVEDAAFVLWQSFKYFPKGTIHLSIVDPGVGSQRKALIVKSQGHYFIAPDNGLLSYVIKEPFVCISIENPKYFLQKESPTFQGRDVFAPAAAWLSTGVSISEFGKPLKEIFLLEYLNPVNLNDKIVGKIVYIDRFGNAITNIKPEERKIKEIRVGETILPIVNFYSQSPNKPAALINSDGFIEIFIYMGNAVKTMGLEKKQIVEALLDG, encoded by the coding sequence ATGAGATCATTGGCAGCTTCAAAGAATAGGATAATTACACTTTTAACTGATTTTGGTTATGATGACCCTTTTGTTGGGCAGATGAAAGGAGTAATTTTAAAAATAAATCCAAATGTAAAAATCATTGATATCACACATGGTATTAAACCTCAGACAGTGGAGGATGCTGCTTTTGTTTTATGGCAAAGCTTTAAATACTTTCCTAAGGGAACTATTCATCTCAGCATTGTTGACCCTGGGGTTGGTTCTCAGAGAAAAGCTTTGATAGTTAAATCTCAGGGACATTACTTTATCGCTCCTGACAATGGACTTCTTAGCTATGTTATAAAAGAACCCTTTGTATGCATATCAATTGAAAATCCTAAATATTTTCTACAAAAGGAAAGTCCTACTTTTCAGGGAAGAGATGTTTTCGCACCTGCTGCAGCATGGCTTTCAACAGGAGTTTCAATAAGTGAATTTGGCAAACCATTAAAAGAGATTTTTTTACTGGAGTATTTAAATCCTGTAAATTTGAATGATAAAATAGTTGGGAAAATAGTTTATATTGATAGATTTGGTAATGCAATAACCAATATAAAACCAGAAGAGAGAAAAATTAAAGAAATAAGAGTTGGAGAAACAATCCTTCCAATTGTGAACTTTTATTCTCAGTCTCCAAATAAACCTGCAGCACTTATAAATAGTGACGGATTTATAGAGATATTCATTTATATGGGCAATGCTGTAAAAACTATGGGGTTAGAGAAAAAACAGATTGTGGAGGCTTTATTAGATGGATGA
- the hslO gene encoding Hsp33 family molecular chaperone HslO, protein MDEVVKGLIKNEHVLVVATICTETVEYARKIHDTWPTATAAMGRVIAGSVLLASTLKDRQKIMVQIKGDGPLNEVVAEADSFYRVRAYVKRPHIYMGLKNEKIDVGRGVGKGFLNVIRDLGLREYYQSSVELQTGEIARDLAYYLNVSEQIPSAVSLGVYVEPDNSVKAAGGFMIQTMPETRTEIVEFLERKLSETQSTSSMILQGMDSLQILEEVVGLPIEVLHRGTVTYFCPCTKDRVINAIVTLGREEIQKMIEEGKTVDVECYFCKKKYEVTVEELKILLREI, encoded by the coding sequence ATGGATGAGGTTGTAAAAGGATTAATAAAGAATGAGCATGTTCTTGTTGTAGCAACAATTTGCACAGAAACAGTTGAGTATGCAAGAAAGATTCACGATACATGGCCTACTGCTACAGCAGCAATGGGAAGAGTTATTGCTGGAAGCGTTCTTCTCGCATCAACATTAAAGGATAGGCAGAAGATAATGGTTCAGATAAAGGGTGATGGACCTTTAAATGAAGTTGTAGCTGAAGCAGATTCTTTTTATAGAGTTCGTGCATATGTAAAAAGACCACATATCTATATGGGATTGAAGAATGAGAAAATTGATGTGGGAAGAGGAGTGGGCAAAGGTTTTTTAAATGTGATAAGAGATTTGGGATTAAGAGAATACTATCAAAGTAGCGTGGAACTTCAAACAGGTGAGATTGCCCGAGACCTTGCTTACTATTTAAATGTTTCTGAACAGATTCCTTCAGCAGTCTCACTTGGAGTTTATGTTGAACCAGATAACTCAGTTAAAGCAGCAGGTGGTTTTATGATTCAGACCATGCCTGAAACAAGAACTGAAATAGTTGAGTTCCTTGAAAGAAAACTTTCTGAAACTCAATCAACTTCATCAATGATACTTCAAGGAATGGATTCTCTACAAATACTTGAAGAAGTAGTAGGATTACCAATTGAGGTTTTGCACAGAGGCACTGTTACATACTTCTGCCCATGCACAAAAGATAGAGTTATCAATGCAATTGTTACACTTGGAAGAGAAGAAATTCAGAAAATGATTGAAGAAGGAAAAACAGTTGATGTTGAATGCTATTTCTGCAAGAAGAAATATGAGGTAACAGTGGAAGAGTTAAAAATTCTGCTCAGGGAAATTTAA
- a CDS encoding DNA polymerase ligase N-terminal domain-containing protein, with amino-acid sequence MPYFVVHEHHAKKLHFDLRLEKDGVLKSWAIPKGPSMNPQDKRLAIQVEDHALEYGNFEGIIPEGQYGAGKVYIWDKGQYSTVKGSPEEGQWEIFMEGEILKGNFVLVKLKGKSDEWLFIKKKDKFADYNFKLKLKFP; translated from the coding sequence ATGCCTTACTTTGTTGTGCACGAACATCATGCAAAAAAGCTTCATTTTGACCTCAGACTAGAAAAGGATGGAGTGCTCAAATCTTGGGCAATTCCCAAAGGTCCTTCAATGAATCCTCAAGATAAGCGTCTTGCAATTCAGGTTGAAGATCATGCTTTAGAGTATGGTAACTTTGAAGGTATTATTCCTGAAGGACAGTATGGTGCAGGTAAAGTTTATATCTGGGATAAAGGGCAATATAGCACAGTGAAAGGCTCTCCTGAAGAAGGACAGTGGGAAATTTTTATGGAAGGAGAAATATTAAAAGGAAACTTTGTTTTAGTGAAACTTAAGGGGAAATCTGATGAATGGCTTTTTATCAAGAAAAAAGATAAATTTGCAGACTATAACTTTAAGCTAAAACTTAAATTTCCCTGA
- the truD gene encoding tRNA pseudouridine(13) synthase TruD, translating into MSYKIKVKPEDFIVKEISSIPLKEKGPFGVFILKKKKWNTIDLLKKIAQKLRIPFDSISYGGKKDRHGITEQFITIKNPPFKFNIKKDKFELKHIGFSDEPMKPQFIENNVFKVTVRAISPNAIDSIIYHIEKVKNYGFINYFDDQRFGSFDPNQGFIAEKIIKGHYNGALKIYFTHIYPEDKKKAKERKRKISENWGDWNSCLNFAKTKFEKFAFSHLLEHQKDYISLLQKIPKEEMSMFFSAYQSFIWNETVKRLLKTLFPVENLLIHKGVAGEYIFFDEIDEKNFEYLKSLEIPTPSSNAKMPQDIIEKIYNEIFFERQIKPSQFNLKKIRQSFFKSVPRQVLVIPNILHKIEDDEVYEGKIKLTLGFILPRGSYATMLIKRIFAKK; encoded by the coding sequence ATGTCATATAAAATTAAAGTAAAGCCAGAAGATTTCATTGTAAAAGAGATAAGTTCAATTCCCTTAAAGGAAAAGGGACCTTTTGGAGTTTTTATTCTAAAGAAAAAAAAGTGGAATACGATTGACTTGTTAAAAAAGATTGCCCAAAAATTGAGAATTCCCTTTGATAGCATCTCATACGGTGGGAAAAAAGACAGACACGGTATTACTGAGCAGTTCATAACAATAAAAAATCCTCCTTTCAAATTTAATATAAAAAAAGATAAATTTGAACTCAAACATATTGGTTTTTCAGATGAACCAATGAAGCCACAATTCATTGAGAACAATGTTTTCAAAGTAACTGTAAGAGCTATTTCTCCAAATGCCATTGATTCTATCATATATCATATTGAAAAAGTTAAAAATTACGGATTCATAAACTATTTTGATGATCAGAGATTTGGAAGCTTTGATCCAAACCAAGGATTTATTGCTGAAAAAATAATAAAAGGGCATTATAATGGAGCACTTAAAATTTACTTTACCCATATATATCCTGAAGATAAAAAAAAGGCAAAAGAAAGAAAAAGAAAAATTTCTGAAAACTGGGGTGACTGGAACAGTTGTTTAAATTTTGCTAAAACTAAATTTGAAAAATTTGCATTCAGCCATCTTTTAGAGCATCAAAAGGATTACATATCACTGCTTCAAAAAATTCCAAAAGAAGAAATGTCCATGTTTTTTTCAGCCTATCAGAGTTTTATATGGAATGAAACTGTTAAAAGACTCCTTAAAACTTTATTCCCCGTTGAAAATTTGCTTATTCATAAAGGAGTTGCAGGAGAGTATATCTTCTTTGATGAAATTGATGAAAAAAATTTTGAGTATCTTAAGAGTTTAGAGATTCCTACACCTTCTTCAAACGCAAAAATGCCCCAGGACATTATTGAAAAAATATATAATGAGATTTTTTTTGAAAGACAAATAAAACCTTCTCAGTTTAATTTGAAAAAAATAAGACAGTCATTTTTTAAATCTGTTCCAAGACAAGTCCTTGTCATCCCTAATATTCTGCATAAAATTGAAGATGATGAAGTTTATGAAGGTAAAATAAAGCTTACTCTTGGTTTTATTCTTCCAAGAGGTTCCTATGCAACAATGCTTATTAAAAGAATCTTTGCAAAAAAATAG
- a CDS encoding RidA family protein, which produces MIEEKLKELGITLPEPLKPVGAYTTALKVGNLLFLSGILPFREGKLLRKGKVDKNVSIKEASEEALQVVLNALAIVKDYIGNLDKIRQCVKVTGYIASSESFTEHPKVLNPASELLMKIFGENGKHCRVAVGVYSLPLDAVVEMDFIFELKK; this is translated from the coding sequence ATGATAGAGGAAAAGTTGAAAGAGTTAGGGATAACACTTCCAGAGCCTCTAAAACCTGTTGGTGCTTATACAACCGCTTTAAAAGTAGGAAATCTTTTATTTTTAAGCGGAATTCTTCCTTTTAGAGAAGGAAAGCTTTTAAGGAAAGGCAAGGTTGATAAGAATGTATCTATTAAAGAGGCTTCTGAAGAGGCATTACAGGTTGTTTTAAATGCACTGGCAATTGTAAAAGATTATATAGGTAATCTTGATAAAATAAGACAATGTGTAAAAGTAACCGGATATATTGCTTCTTCAGAAAGTTTTACGGAACACCCTAAGGTTCTTAATCCAGCATCAGAACTTCTGATGAAAATATTCGGTGAAAATGGGAAACATTGTAGAGTAGCTGTAGGAGTATATAGCCTCCCACTTGATGCTGTAGTAGAAATGGATTTTATTTTTGAATTGAAAAAATAA
- a CDS encoding pseudouridine synthase: MLERLQKILSDYGIASRRHAEELIKEGRVTVNGQIAVIGQKADPEKDYIKVDGKLLIKPEPKVYYAFYKPRKVITALLDPQGRPTIRDFIKGIKFRIYPVGRLDFDSEGLLLLTNDGELAYKVMHPSSQIEKTYMVKVDGIVEPETIEKLRKGIKIEGKLAVPVSVHLVKKLKANSWIKITLHEGRKRQIRKMLERVGHPVIRLIRIAIDGVKLGDLKPGQLRPLTKEEIEKLRRNK, translated from the coding sequence ATGCTTGAAAGATTACAGAAAATACTATCTGATTACGGAATTGCATCAAGGAGACACGCTGAAGAATTAATAAAAGAAGGACGAGTAACTGTAAACGGACAGATTGCGGTAATAGGACAAAAAGCAGACCCTGAAAAAGACTACATAAAAGTTGATGGAAAACTTCTCATTAAACCAGAACCTAAGGTGTACTATGCTTTTTATAAGCCCCGAAAGGTAATCACAGCACTTTTAGACCCTCAAGGAAGACCTACTATAAGAGATTTTATAAAGGGAATAAAATTCCGCATTTACCCTGTAGGCAGGCTTGATTTTGATTCTGAAGGGTTGCTTCTTCTTACTAATGATGGAGAATTAGCTTACAAAGTTATGCACCCAAGTTCCCAGATAGAAAAAACTTACATGGTAAAGGTTGATGGTATCGTTGAACCTGAAACAATTGAAAAACTTAGGAAAGGGATAAAAATTGAAGGCAAACTTGCTGTACCTGTAAGTGTTCATCTCGTAAAAAAACTTAAAGCTAATTCTTGGATAAAGATTACTCTTCATGAAGGTAGAAAAAGACAGATTCGTAAAATGCTTGAACGCGTCGGGCATCCTGTTATCAGGCTTATTAGAATAGCTATTGATGGCGTCAAATTGGGAGACCTGAAACCAGGTCAACTTAGACCATTGACAAAGGAAGAAATAGAAAAATTAAGAAGAAATAAATAA